A DNA window from Candidatus Roseilinea sp. contains the following coding sequences:
- a CDS encoding phosphoribosyltransferase, with protein MHRFRDRSQAGQLLAWRLRRYAGRNDVIVLALPRGGVPVAYAIASALNVPLDVFVVRKLGVPGEEELAMGAIASGGVRVLSRELIQELGLTDEDVERVTERELAELQRRERVFRGDHPFPSLEGKTVILVDDGIATGATMRAAIRAVRAHRPARVSVAVPVGAPEALKSLQDEADELICLLSPEVLMGIGAWYQDFSQLSDAEVMAYLRRSHTGAHAMSADGQAQPTTLR; from the coding sequence ATGCATCGCTTCCGAGATCGTTCCCAGGCCGGCCAGTTGCTGGCGTGGCGGTTGCGGCGCTACGCCGGGCGCAACGATGTTATCGTGTTGGCGCTGCCGCGTGGTGGTGTACCCGTGGCCTACGCGATCGCGAGCGCGTTGAACGTGCCGCTCGATGTCTTCGTGGTGCGCAAGCTGGGCGTTCCAGGTGAAGAGGAGCTGGCGATGGGTGCGATTGCTTCGGGCGGCGTGCGCGTGCTCTCGCGCGAGCTGATCCAAGAGTTGGGGTTAACCGACGAGGACGTCGAGCGTGTTACCGAACGCGAGTTGGCCGAGCTGCAGCGGCGTGAGCGCGTCTTTCGCGGTGATCATCCCTTCCCCAGCTTAGAAGGGAAGACCGTAATCCTGGTGGACGACGGCATTGCTACTGGCGCAACGATGCGCGCCGCCATCCGCGCCGTGCGGGCGCATCGGCCGGCGCGGGTGAGTGTCGCCGTGCCGGTCGGTGCGCCGGAGGCTTTGAAATCGCTCCAGGATGAGGCCGATGAGCTGATCTGCCTGCTTTCTCCCGAAGTGCTGATGGGCATTGGCGCATGGTATCAGGACTTTAGCCAACTGTCCGATGCCGAAGTTATGGCTTATCTGCGGCGGTCCCACACCGGCGCGCATGCGATGAGCGCGGACGGACAGGCGCAGCCGACTACTTTGCGTTAG
- a CDS encoding nicotinate phosphoribosyltransferase has translation MIKRAMKSNSVADGILFTDQYQLTMAQLYFRAGIHERPAQFDHFFRSYPDYGKHQAGYCVNAGLGTLIEWMQHARFRDEDLAYLKAQKTRAGQPLFGTDFLDWLKRYGNFDAITLRAIPEGHVVHPLAPLTVVEGPLAIAQLLESALLNQLNFQTLIATKAARIRESSQGRTVLEFGLRRAQDRGANAGTRAALIGGADFSSNAGMSHALGFPPKGTHAHSMVQAFIAMGGSELDAFRAYAEVYPDDCLLLVDTINTLESGLPNAIKVFEELRRKGHTPIGVRLDSGDLAYLSIQAAKMLDQAGFPNTSIVLSNQLDELVIWQITAQIRDEAQRYGMDPESVIARLVYGVGTNLITSHGHPALDGVYKLVSVEHDGRWVPAIKISETPAKTLNPGNKAVWRLYDRRGLAIADLLCLYEENPRRLEWLTLRHPTDHTKFRSLRSNEISSFEPLLVEVLREGRLVCELPTIEEMRAIRQRDIERLDAGVRRLINPHTYHVSLSQKLWDLKQALIEEARTQHTIH, from the coding sequence ATGATTAAACGCGCCATGAAATCTAATTCCGTTGCCGACGGCATTCTGTTCACAGATCAATATCAGCTCACCATGGCGCAACTGTATTTCCGCGCCGGCATCCACGAACGCCCCGCGCAGTTCGATCACTTCTTCCGCAGCTACCCCGACTACGGCAAACACCAAGCCGGCTACTGTGTGAACGCCGGCCTAGGCACGCTGATCGAATGGATGCAGCACGCGCGATTCCGCGACGAAGACCTGGCTTATCTCAAAGCGCAAAAGACACGCGCCGGTCAACCCTTATTCGGCACAGACTTTCTGGATTGGTTGAAGCGCTATGGCAATTTCGACGCGATCACGTTGCGCGCCATCCCCGAGGGCCACGTGGTGCATCCCCTAGCGCCGCTTACGGTGGTCGAGGGTCCGCTGGCAATCGCTCAACTCCTTGAGAGTGCGCTCCTCAACCAGCTCAACTTTCAAACGCTGATCGCGACCAAAGCCGCGCGCATCCGCGAGAGCAGCCAGGGGCGAACGGTGCTGGAGTTCGGCCTGCGGCGCGCGCAAGATCGCGGCGCAAACGCCGGAACGCGCGCTGCGCTGATCGGCGGCGCCGACTTCTCGTCGAACGCTGGCATGTCGCACGCGTTGGGCTTCCCGCCCAAAGGCACCCACGCCCACAGCATGGTGCAAGCCTTCATCGCCATGGGCGGCAGCGAGCTGGATGCCTTTCGTGCTTATGCCGAGGTCTATCCAGACGATTGCCTGCTGCTGGTGGACACGATCAACACGCTGGAGAGCGGCCTGCCGAACGCCATCAAGGTGTTCGAGGAGCTGCGGCGCAAAGGGCACACGCCAATCGGCGTCCGCCTCGACTCCGGCGACCTGGCCTACTTGAGCATTCAGGCGGCCAAGATGTTGGACCAAGCCGGCTTTCCCAATACGTCCATCGTGCTGTCCAACCAGCTCGATGAGCTGGTGATCTGGCAAATCACGGCGCAGATCCGCGACGAGGCGCAGCGCTATGGCATGGATCCCGAAAGCGTGATTGCGCGTTTGGTCTACGGCGTCGGCACGAACTTGATCACGTCGCACGGTCACCCTGCCCTGGACGGCGTTTATAAGCTGGTCTCGGTCGAGCATGATGGCAGGTGGGTTCCAGCGATCAAAATTTCAGAAACGCCGGCGAAGACACTGAATCCGGGCAATAAGGCTGTTTGGCGGCTGTATGACCGTCGCGGTTTGGCGATTGCCGATCTCTTGTGCCTATACGAAGAAAATCCGCGCCGGCTCGAATGGCTTACCCTGCGCCACCCAACCGACCATACCAAATTCCGCAGCTTGCGCAGCAATGAAATTTCGAGCTTCGAGCCGCTCTTGGTCGAAGTGCTGCGAGAGGGCCGATTGGTCTGCGAGTTGCCGACAATCGAGGAGATGCGCGCGATCCGGCAACGCGACATCGAACGGCTGGACGCCGGCGTGCGCCGCTTGATCAATCCTCACACCTATCACGTCTCGCTCAGCCAAAAGTTGTGGGATCTCAAGCAGGCGTTGATCGAAGAAGCGCGGACGCAACACACCATCCACTAA
- a CDS encoding FAD:protein FMN transferase, with the protein MQQIAFRAMGCQMRAVVDAPGDAATDLLRNVPVWFAAWEGQLSRFRPDSELSRLNARTGQWVEVSPTLWEVLHVALDAARRTEGLVVPTVLGAMQSIGYALPFEAMSRDDIVVLTYAPPSNPDGWRRIQADPTRHAVRLPHGVLLDLGGVAKGWCAEQAARRLAAYGPALVDAGGDIAIVSAADRATDFPIGIAAPANAATTPDALLGVISLQAGGVATSGRDYRRWRIGDRWVHHLIDPRTGQPAQTDVLTATVIAPTAVQAETAAKVAVILGSEAGLAWIEKQGNMMALLVCEDGRIISTPNSAVQMV; encoded by the coding sequence ATGCAACAGATCGCCTTCCGCGCTATGGGCTGCCAAATGCGTGCCGTCGTGGATGCTCCCGGGGACGCAGCAACCGACCTACTGCGCAACGTGCCGGTGTGGTTTGCGGCATGGGAGGGCCAGCTCAGCCGCTTCCGGCCCGACAGTGAACTCAGCCGCTTGAACGCGCGAACCGGTCAATGGGTGGAAGTCAGCCCGACCCTGTGGGAAGTGTTGCATGTTGCGCTAGACGCTGCGCGTCGTACTGAAGGATTGGTCGTCCCCACCGTGCTCGGCGCGATGCAGTCCATCGGCTATGCGCTTCCGTTTGAAGCGATGTCCCGTGATGATATTGTCGTGCTGACTTACGCGCCGCCGAGCAACCCAGACGGCTGGCGGAGGATCCAAGCAGATCCCACCCGCCACGCCGTGAGGTTGCCACACGGGGTATTGCTGGACCTAGGAGGCGTGGCGAAGGGCTGGTGCGCCGAGCAGGCAGCCCGTCGGCTGGCCGCTTATGGGCCGGCGTTGGTGGACGCCGGCGGCGACATAGCCATCGTGTCGGCAGCCGACAGGGCAACCGACTTCCCCATCGGCATCGCAGCGCCGGCCAACGCCGCGACGACGCCTGACGCCCTATTAGGGGTCATCAGCCTGCAAGCCGGCGGCGTAGCCACCTCTGGCCGCGATTATCGGCGCTGGCGCATCGGCGACCGCTGGGTCCATCACCTGATTGACCCACGCACAGGCCAGCCGGCGCAAACCGATGTGTTAACTGCGACGGTGATCGCCCCCACCGCAGTGCAAGCAGAGACAGCAGCAAAAGTCGCCGTCATCCTGGGAAGCGAGGCCGGGCTCGCTTGGATAGAAAAACAGGGCAACATGATGGCGCTGTTGGTCTGCGAAGACGGTCGAATCATTAGCACACCCAACTCAGCCGTGCAGATGGTCTGA
- a CDS encoding DNA-binding response regulator has translation MRVLIIEDDQQLAQLIARALRREGITADLAYDGETGLEMALSGAYDVAVVDWMLPGRSGPSICLAVRRARRPLPVLMLTARGQIEDRVQGLDSGADDYLVKPFAYEELLARLRALSRRYDIASPDGTELRCGDLRMNLAEHRVYRGDTLIELTPTEWELLEFLMRNANRSLSREQIFNRIWAAESDAQLKMVDIYISYLRRKLNTAPGLPELIETVRGIGYRLTC, from the coding sequence ATGCGCGTGCTCATCATCGAAGATGATCAGCAGTTGGCCCAACTCATCGCACGTGCGCTACGGCGGGAAGGCATTACCGCCGATTTGGCCTATGACGGTGAGACCGGGCTAGAGATGGCGCTCAGCGGAGCATACGACGTTGCAGTTGTGGACTGGATGCTGCCTGGGCGCAGCGGTCCGTCTATTTGTCTCGCTGTGCGTCGCGCGCGGCGCCCCTTGCCTGTGCTCATGCTCACCGCGCGTGGGCAGATCGAGGATCGCGTGCAGGGCCTAGATAGCGGCGCTGACGACTACTTGGTCAAGCCCTTTGCCTACGAAGAATTGCTGGCACGCTTGCGTGCACTCAGCCGCCGCTATGACATCGCCAGCCCCGATGGCACCGAGCTGCGCTGCGGTGACCTGCGCATGAACTTGGCCGAGCACCGCGTGTATCGCGGCGACACACTGATCGAACTCACACCGACCGAGTGGGAGTTGCTGGAATTTCTGATGCGCAATGCCAATCGCTCGCTCAGCCGTGAGCAAATCTTCAATCGCATCTGGGCCGCGGAGAGTGATGCGCAGCTCAAGATGGTGGACATCTACATCTCCTACTTGCGCCGCAAGTTGAATACTGCGCCTGGCTTGCCTGAACTGATTGAAACCGTGCGTGGCATAGGATACCGCCTGACATGCTGA
- a CDS encoding histidine kinase (possible pseudo, frameshifted) → MLSERQLLNRLRLWLTGVYIAAALSFIVILAGLSVALLRFYFQSSIDSSLRNRMALEYAMLGVPIPAELERSYLEWMRLRAPVFAPPVKGEHDREPGEAQDEEHDDEEALHSYAPGNSNNPLAAQGNMPVEDLVSVFVIRLDPTGRVLVPSAVAPAGFSPNLDAIATARRYGVDWRTVWTVTGEPVRLLTYAVQQPHVTLYLQAGRSLLEQDAIARQFVIGLLLGGGMLVLVAAWVSWSIAGRAIRPVRETWARQREFIANASHELRAPLSLIQLSAELATRPDTPPDERRELAGDVLRETRHMIRLVNDLLLLSRADAGRLPLRIEGFPLQHVLDDLARIWGRACAEHALTLEVEPTAASVRADADYVRHVLMSVLDNALRYTPPGGSHSPASCAAWSLGGHHC, encoded by the coding sequence ATGCTGAGCGAAAGGCAGTTGCTCAATCGGCTACGCCTCTGGCTCACCGGCGTTTACATCGCCGCTGCGTTAAGTTTTATTGTGATTTTGGCCGGGCTGAGTGTGGCGCTGCTGCGCTTTTACTTTCAAAGCTCCATAGATAGCTCCTTGCGCAATCGCATGGCGCTGGAGTATGCAATGCTGGGTGTGCCCATACCTGCTGAGCTGGAGCGCTCATACCTGGAGTGGATGCGCTTGCGCGCTCCGGTGTTCGCCCCTCCGGTTAAGGGCGAACACGATCGTGAGCCCGGCGAGGCACAAGACGAAGAGCACGACGATGAGGAAGCGTTGCATAGCTACGCACCTGGCAACTCCAACAACCCATTGGCCGCGCAGGGCAACATGCCGGTCGAGGATTTGGTCAGCGTATTCGTGATTCGGCTGGACCCGACAGGCCGGGTGCTCGTCCCCTCCGCCGTAGCGCCGGCCGGCTTTAGCCCCAATCTCGACGCAATCGCAACCGCCCGCCGCTATGGCGTAGACTGGCGCACGGTCTGGACCGTCACCGGCGAGCCGGTTCGCCTGCTCACCTACGCTGTACAGCAACCCCATGTCACGCTTTACCTCCAAGCTGGTCGTTCTCTTCTCGAGCAAGATGCCATCGCGCGCCAGTTTGTCATCGGCTTGCTGCTGGGCGGCGGGATGTTGGTCCTTGTGGCGGCTTGGGTAAGCTGGAGCATAGCCGGCCGCGCGATCCGGCCGGTACGGGAGACCTGGGCGCGTCAGCGCGAGTTTATTGCCAATGCCAGCCATGAGCTGCGCGCTCCTCTCTCGCTCATTCAACTAAGCGCTGAGTTGGCGACTCGCCCCGACACACCCCCGGATGAACGTCGGGAGCTGGCCGGCGATGTGTTGCGCGAAACACGCCACATGATCAGGTTGGTGAACGACCTCTTGCTGCTCTCGCGCGCCGACGCCGGCCGGTTGCCGCTTCGCATCGAGGGCTTCCCGTTGCAGCATGTGCTGGACGACCTGGCCCGTATCTGGGGGCGTGCGTGTGCCGAGCACGCCCTCACGCTTGAAGTAGAGCCGACGGCGGCCAGTGTGCGCGCCGATGCAGACTATGTGCGCCACGTGCTCATGAGCGTGCTGGACAATGCCCTGCGCTATACCCCGCCCGGCGGGTCGCATTCGCCTGCAAGTTGCGCCGCGTGGTCGCTGGGTGGACATCACTGTTAG
- a CDS encoding ACP phosphodiesterase: MNWLAHLFLSDDDIEHRIGNVIADWVKGEARAQFSPGIQRGFASHRLIDLYTDKHPVVARSKARIEPPFRRYAAVLVDVFYDHFLAMDWSHHCTTPLTQWIAEVYAQFTDYAHRLPAPVRIGLQRMVQDDWLGAYATPTGIASILQRMSHRLSRPNRLGEAGMQLLDHYAELHSDFRTFFPELCAHMRSALPSAWSKDGASAGNRTSSS; encoded by the coding sequence ATGAACTGGCTAGCTCACCTCTTTCTGTCCGATGACGACATCGAACATCGCATCGGCAACGTCATCGCCGATTGGGTGAAGGGCGAAGCGCGCGCACAGTTCAGCCCGGGCATCCAACGCGGATTCGCCAGCCACCGCCTGATTGACCTCTACACCGACAAGCATCCGGTCGTCGCCCGTAGCAAAGCGCGAATCGAACCGCCCTTCAGGCGCTACGCCGCCGTGCTGGTGGACGTGTTCTACGATCACTTCCTGGCGATGGATTGGTCGCATCACTGCACTACGCCGCTGACGCAGTGGATCGCCGAGGTGTACGCGCAGTTCACCGATTACGCGCACCGGCTGCCGGCGCCTGTGCGCATCGGCTTACAGCGCATGGTGCAAGACGATTGGCTAGGGGCGTATGCGACACCCACAGGCATCGCGAGCATCTTGCAGCGCATGTCGCACCGATTGAGCCGCCCCAACCGGCTAGGCGAAGCCGGCATGCAATTACTCGACCACTACGCCGAGCTGCACAGCGATTTTCGCACTTTCTTTCCTGAGTTGTGTGCTCACATGCGATCCGCGCTACCCTCTGCCTGGAGCAAGGACGGCGCCAGCGCCGGCAACCGCACTTCATCGTCATAG
- a CDS encoding type 11 methyltransferase — MDRLKRWLEFNRWYLRRERPPWDTGVSPPELLAFIEAHPPGRALDLGCGTGTNVITLAQRGWQVTGVDFAVKAIMEAKRKAREAGVQADLRLGDVTRLSALAGPFDLILDIGCFHGLPADGRSAYARHVKRLLAPEGTFLLYVMFKADAQSPRSGILATDLAIFAPELALVARADGVDAARGRPSAWLMYRSPSSVATIAKSRA; from the coding sequence ATGGATCGCCTCAAGCGCTGGTTGGAATTCAACCGCTGGTATCTGCGCCGCGAACGGCCGCCCTGGGATACAGGCGTCTCGCCACCAGAGCTGCTTGCGTTCATCGAGGCGCATCCACCTGGACGCGCGCTCGATCTAGGCTGCGGCACGGGCACGAATGTCATCACCCTGGCACAGCGTGGCTGGCAAGTGACCGGCGTTGATTTTGCCGTCAAGGCCATCATGGAGGCCAAGCGCAAGGCGCGCGAAGCCGGCGTGCAGGCCGACCTGCGCTTGGGCGATGTGACGCGGCTCAGCGCGCTGGCCGGACCGTTCGATTTGATCCTCGACATCGGCTGCTTCCATGGCTTGCCAGCCGATGGCCGATCGGCCTATGCGCGCCATGTCAAGCGCCTTCTCGCGCCGGAGGGGACGTTCCTGCTCTACGTCATGTTCAAAGCCGATGCGCAGTCGCCGCGCAGCGGCATCCTGGCAACGGACCTTGCGATCTTCGCGCCGGAACTGGCGCTGGTTGCCCGTGCGGATGGCGTGGACGCAGCGCGCGGCCGGCCATCGGCCTGGTTGATGTATCGCTCCCCATCAAGCGTTGCTACAATAGCAAAGTCGCGCGCTTAG
- the dinB gene encoding DNA polymerase IV, producing MRLCPGLIIVSGSRAHYAEYARRVMGLLREYGGALQQISIDEAFLDATGLTQDPRALALEIQSRIRDEVGLPASIGVATSKLVAKMASGRAKPTGVLVVAPGQEAEFLAPMPVGELWGIGPATAARLEQIGIATIGDLQRASPQSLRSVFRDHAASMVARARGLDSSPVHAERAVKSISEERTFARDVRDPETLRQMLLALSDEVAARLRAHNRFARTVHLKLRWHDFYTVTRQTTLLVPTQLGEEIFAAVEPLWRQAWLGRGGGRNRQRGAPIRLIGVGVSGLSEGWQIALFGDPQREARQALAHVLDELRAQYGKHIVRRAGLLRLGR from the coding sequence ATGCGCCTGTGCCCTGGCCTGATCATCGTATCCGGCTCGCGCGCACATTACGCCGAATACGCGAGGCGCGTGATGGGCCTGCTGCGGGAGTATGGCGGCGCGTTACAGCAAATCTCGATTGACGAAGCCTTCCTCGACGCGACCGGACTGACGCAAGACCCGCGGGCGCTGGCGTTGGAGATTCAATCCCGCATCCGCGATGAAGTGGGCTTGCCGGCCTCGATCGGCGTCGCGACGAGCAAGCTGGTCGCGAAGATGGCCAGCGGGCGTGCCAAGCCGACCGGCGTGCTGGTCGTCGCTCCCGGTCAAGAGGCCGAGTTCCTCGCGCCAATGCCTGTTGGCGAGTTGTGGGGCATCGGCCCGGCGACTGCAGCGCGTTTGGAACAGATCGGTATTGCGACGATCGGCGACCTGCAACGGGCCTCGCCGCAGTCGCTTCGCTCCGTCTTTCGGGATCATGCCGCGTCTATGGTCGCACGCGCGCGTGGCCTGGACAGTTCGCCGGTGCACGCCGAACGCGCGGTCAAGTCCATCAGCGAGGAGCGCACCTTTGCCCGCGATGTGCGCGATCCGGAGACCCTGCGCCAGATGCTGCTGGCGCTCAGCGATGAGGTGGCTGCGCGATTGCGCGCACACAACCGCTTCGCCCGCACCGTCCATCTCAAGCTGCGTTGGCACGATTTCTACACCGTCACCCGTCAGACGACGCTCCTTGTGCCGACGCAGCTAGGCGAGGAGATCTTCGCCGCAGTCGAGCCGTTGTGGCGGCAGGCGTGGCTGGGTCGGGGCGGCGGCCGCAACCGACAGCGCGGCGCCCCGATTCGCCTGATCGGCGTTGGCGTGAGCGGCCTGAGCGAAGGATGGCAGATAGCTCTGTTCGGCGATCCGCAACGCGAAGCCCGGCAGGCGCTGGCGCATGTGCTTGACGAACTGCGGGCGCAATACGGCAAGCACATCGTGCGCCGCGCGGGCTTACTGCGGCTTGGCCGATGA
- a CDS encoding 3-oxoacyl-ACP reductase produces MQLLPSNSVALVTGSGRGLGRAIAEKLAGAGAAIILHDHRPESPSVFGEAPNLDAVVAQFRARGAKVVGVTADVADYEAMKRAVQAGEAALGPITILVNCAGGDIGASGKGKPDPNDALGISPEDLQAIFNRNLIGTIQVCKLVVPGMLARRRGAIINIASVAALFGVEREVAYAVAKAGITHYTRCLALACRRAGVRANVIAPGPTKTARFLATRVVDPAKMDETQPSLDRYANPAEVADATLFLASDLARFVTGQVLAVDGGMTLHPY; encoded by the coding sequence ATGCAACTTCTTCCTTCCAACAGCGTTGCACTGGTCACCGGCTCGGGCCGCGGCCTGGGCCGAGCCATCGCTGAAAAGCTGGCCGGCGCCGGCGCCGCCATCATCCTTCACGATCATCGGCCGGAGTCGCCGTCGGTCTTTGGCGAAGCGCCCAACCTCGACGCTGTAGTTGCCCAGTTTCGCGCGCGCGGCGCCAAGGTCGTCGGTGTGACGGCTGATGTGGCCGACTACGAGGCGATGAAGCGCGCAGTGCAGGCCGGCGAAGCAGCGCTTGGGCCGATCACTATTCTGGTCAACTGCGCCGGCGGCGACATCGGCGCGAGTGGCAAGGGTAAGCCGGATCCGAACGATGCGCTCGGCATCTCCCCTGAGGATTTGCAGGCCATCTTCAACCGCAACCTGATCGGCACGATCCAGGTATGCAAGCTGGTCGTGCCGGGCATGCTTGCCCGCAGGCGCGGCGCGATCATCAACATCGCGTCGGTGGCGGCGTTGTTCGGGGTCGAGCGCGAGGTCGCGTACGCCGTGGCCAAGGCCGGAATCACCCACTACACGCGCTGCTTGGCCCTCGCGTGCCGGCGCGCAGGGGTGCGCGCCAACGTGATCGCGCCCGGCCCGACCAAAACGGCGCGCTTCCTGGCCACGCGCGTCGTGGATCCGGCCAAGATGGACGAGACGCAGCCCTCGCTCGACCGCTACGCCAACCCGGCCGAGGTCGCCGACGCGACGTTGTTCCTGGCCAGCGACCTGGCGCGCTTCGTCACCGGTCAGGTGTTAGCCGTGGACGGCGGCATGACCTTGCATCCGTATTAG
- the rbsA gene encoding ribose import ATP-binding protein RbsA: protein MVDEKPLLVMQDIVKQYSGVLAVNHASLSLLPGEVHGLVGGNGAGKSTLIKIMAGVVRPDHGQILLDGARLDLRDGSGAYRHGLSFIHQEPNLVPYLSGAENIFLGRSYPKTRFGTIDWQALNRRADAIMRGLGMRIRVDVPVGRLSRGEQAMISLGRAFVGDARIIVMDEPTAALTEEESRSLFRVIRALKARGRTVLYVSHRLDEIFEICDRVTVMRDGSVVGSYPIGGLSQSEMIRLMIGRRLGEGMPSALNRSGRVFFRAETMAGGSVQGVSFDLREGEILGLAGLVGAGRSEVLHLLYGSIRLKGGRMWMDDKPFAPRSPAEAIRAGLAMVPEERHQQGLVLNRSVLQNITLPALDRFTRRAFFVNRAAERVAGQTLARRVQLKAASLDQRVNQLSGGNQQKVVFARWLHAPPRMLLLDEPTRGVDVAARFEIYRIIRELAAAGVGIVLVSSDLSELLSLADRLIVLREGRQLAELPTAGMSQETLLHYCYGEVPRA from the coding sequence ATGGTTGACGAGAAGCCCCTGCTTGTGATGCAGGACATTGTTAAACAATACTCCGGCGTGCTGGCGGTCAACCACGCCAGCCTCTCGCTGCTGCCCGGAGAAGTCCACGGCTTGGTTGGGGGGAACGGCGCCGGCAAGTCCACCCTGATCAAGATCATGGCCGGCGTGGTGCGCCCGGATCATGGGCAAATCTTGCTGGACGGGGCGCGGCTCGATCTGCGCGACGGCAGCGGCGCCTATCGCCATGGCCTCTCCTTCATCCACCAGGAGCCAAATCTGGTGCCATATCTCAGTGGGGCAGAGAACATCTTCCTCGGGAGGTCATACCCTAAAACGCGCTTCGGCACGATTGACTGGCAGGCGCTCAACCGGCGCGCCGACGCGATCATGCGCGGTCTGGGCATGCGCATCCGGGTGGACGTGCCGGTCGGTCGTCTCTCCCGCGGCGAACAGGCGATGATCTCGCTGGGACGGGCGTTTGTCGGCGATGCGCGCATCATCGTCATGGATGAGCCTACCGCCGCCCTCACCGAGGAAGAGAGCCGCAGCCTGTTCCGCGTCATTCGCGCGTTGAAGGCGCGTGGCCGCACGGTGTTGTATGTCTCTCATCGCCTGGATGAGATCTTCGAGATCTGCGACCGGGTGACCGTGATGCGAGACGGCAGCGTAGTGGGCAGCTATCCGATCGGCGGCTTGAGCCAGAGCGAGATGATCCGCCTGATGATCGGTCGCCGTCTCGGCGAGGGCATGCCATCGGCTCTGAACCGGAGTGGCCGCGTGTTCTTCCGCGCCGAGACGATGGCCGGCGGCTCGGTTCAAGGCGTAAGTTTCGACCTTCGCGAGGGCGAAATCCTCGGCTTGGCCGGCTTGGTCGGCGCCGGCCGTAGCGAGGTGCTCCATCTTCTATACGGCTCGATCCGGCTGAAGGGCGGGCGGATGTGGATGGACGATAAGCCGTTTGCGCCGCGCAGCCCGGCCGAGGCGATTCGCGCTGGCCTGGCGATGGTTCCGGAGGAGCGCCACCAACAGGGCCTGGTCTTGAACCGCTCGGTGTTACAGAACATCACCCTGCCGGCGCTCGACCGGTTCACGCGCCGTGCGTTCTTCGTCAACCGCGCTGCCGAGCGAGTCGCCGGACAAACGCTCGCCCGACGCGTGCAATTGAAAGCTGCCTCGCTCGATCAGCGGGTCAATCAACTGTCCGGTGGCAACCAGCAAAAAGTGGTGTTCGCGCGCTGGCTGCACGCTCCCCCGCGCATGCTGCTGCTGGACGAACCGACCCGCGGCGTGGACGTGGCCGCGCGCTTTGAGATTTATCGCATCATCCGCGAGCTGGCGGCGGCGGGCGTCGGCATCGTGCTGGTGTCATCCGACTTATCAGAGCTCCTGAGCCTAGCCGACCGATTAATCGTGCTGCGCGAGGGGCGGCAGTTGGCAGAATTGCCCACCGCAGGCATGAGTCAGGAAACGCTCTTGCATTATTGCTACGGAGAGGTGCCGCGTGCGTGA
- the rbsC gene encoding dolichyl-phosphate beta-glucosyltransferase — protein sequence MREGRLLRAIAAPWARLTRAQSLLWARKWGTLVGFAALVIFFSLLRPSVFPTVQNWSNIIEQVATLAIVSVMVTAVMVTGDFDLSVGALASLAGVVAVDLMANHGVPVMLAILIALLVGVVGGAMNGLLVAYGGLSAFVATLATMTAYGGVALLYTDGATLFSGIPESFRWLGQGDVAGIPTPVIVMLVMVFLAWLLMEHTVFGRRLYAIGGNAEASYLVGIAVQRLRLAAFVLSGFGAALSGVILASRLFSAHPQAGNPFMLGAAAAVFLGATAFREGEPHVLGTVLGVLIMGVLGNGLNILGVNSYIQSILTGVIIVLAVLISSLSRRR from the coding sequence GTGCGTGAAGGAAGACTGCTTCGGGCGATTGCTGCGCCTTGGGCAAGGCTGACCCGAGCGCAAAGCCTGCTCTGGGCGCGCAAATGGGGGACGCTGGTCGGCTTTGCGGCGCTGGTGATCTTCTTCTCTCTGCTGAGACCGAGCGTCTTTCCCACCGTTCAGAACTGGAGCAACATCATCGAGCAGGTGGCCACGCTGGCCATCGTCTCGGTGATGGTGACCGCGGTGATGGTGACCGGCGACTTTGACCTTTCGGTTGGCGCGCTGGCCAGCCTGGCCGGCGTGGTCGCCGTTGATCTGATGGCTAACCACGGCGTGCCGGTCATGCTGGCGATCTTGATTGCCCTGTTGGTGGGTGTTGTCGGCGGGGCGATGAACGGGCTATTGGTGGCTTACGGTGGCTTGTCGGCGTTCGTGGCCACGCTGGCTACGATGACCGCCTATGGTGGGGTGGCGCTGCTGTACACCGATGGAGCCACCCTCTTCTCCGGCATACCGGAGAGCTTTCGCTGGCTAGGGCAGGGGGACGTCGCCGGCATTCCCACGCCGGTGATCGTGATGCTGGTGATGGTCTTCCTGGCCTGGCTGCTAATGGAGCACACGGTGTTCGGGCGGCGCCTGTATGCGATCGGCGGGAACGCCGAAGCCTCTTATCTGGTAGGCATCGCCGTTCAGCGCCTGCGCCTGGCCGCCTTCGTGCTTTCCGGATTCGGAGCGGCGCTCTCGGGGGTGATTCTCGCCAGCCGGCTCTTCTCCGCGCACCCTCAGGCCGGCAACCCGTTCATGCTCGGCGCGGCGGCGGCGGTATTTCTAGGCGCAACTGCCTTTCGCGAAGGCGAGCCTCACGTCCTCGGGACGGTTCTAGGCGTGCTGATTATGGGTGTTCTGGGCAACGGCCTGAACATTCTAGGCGTCAACTCATATATCCAGTCCATCCTGACGGGCGTGATCATCGTGCTGGCGGTGCTAATTTCCAGCCTCTCGCGGAGGCGTTAG